Proteins from a genomic interval of Bradyrhizobium sp. CCBAU 53340:
- a CDS encoding RidA family protein has product MSRRKSIHIGGFKHANPIPNACRIGNLVMSGVILGRDAAGAMPESLDAQCANMFAHMKATVEAAGGTTDDVIKMTVWLKDRSNRGPVNVEWLKMFPDEHSRPARHALPMDAMDGGALVQCDFTAVID; this is encoded by the coding sequence ATGTCACGCCGCAAGAGCATCCATATCGGCGGCTTCAAGCATGCCAATCCGATCCCGAACGCCTGCCGCATCGGCAATCTCGTGATGTCAGGCGTCATCCTCGGCCGCGACGCGGCCGGCGCGATGCCGGAGAGCCTGGATGCGCAATGCGCCAACATGTTCGCCCATATGAAGGCGACGGTGGAGGCCGCCGGCGGCACCACAGATGACGTCATCAAGATGACGGTCTGGCTAAAGGACCGCAGCAATCGCGGCCCCGTCAACGTCGAATGGCTGAAGATGTTTCCGGACGAGCATTCGCGCCCGGCGCGGCACGCGCTGCCGATGGACGCCATGGACGGCGGCGCGCTGGTGCAGTGCGATTTCACCGCCGTGATCGACTGA
- a CDS encoding amidohydrolase, giving the protein MPTYLPFDPNPRRPIKPPPPKTIDSQFHVLGPIDKYPERPGAAYRMPSATWEAALRMHKALGIERGIIVQTTTYGADHSVVLDGLKAMGPNYRGCANALVFAEASDSYLATLHDAGVRGARFSFRQELGAVLSDTDFARAIARIRELGWYVKIQPEKDGIMSSVAKYENLDVPVLIDHMARPVPSNGKDDPNLRKMVELLKKGNFWVMLSLGEKTSQAGPPYDDVIPIARTYIESAIDRCVWASDWPHPVSVKQPPNDADLLELMYRYAPDQAELEKILVHNPAKLFGFPD; this is encoded by the coding sequence ATGCCGACCTATCTGCCGTTCGATCCGAATCCGCGCCGTCCGATCAAGCCGCCGCCGCCGAAGACGATCGACAGCCAGTTTCACGTGCTCGGGCCGATCGACAAATATCCGGAGCGCCCGGGAGCTGCCTATCGAATGCCATCAGCGACCTGGGAAGCGGCGCTGCGCATGCACAAGGCGCTCGGCATCGAGCGTGGCATCATCGTGCAGACCACGACGTATGGCGCGGACCATTCCGTCGTGCTCGACGGGCTCAAAGCGATGGGGCCGAACTATCGCGGCTGCGCCAACGCGCTGGTGTTCGCGGAGGCAAGCGATTCCTATCTCGCCACGCTGCACGACGCCGGCGTGCGCGGTGCGCGCTTCAGCTTCCGCCAGGAGCTCGGCGCGGTGCTGTCGGATACCGATTTCGCCCGCGCCATCGCGCGCATCCGCGAGCTCGGCTGGTACGTCAAGATCCAGCCGGAGAAGGACGGCATCATGTCGAGCGTCGCCAAGTACGAGAACCTCGACGTGCCCGTGCTGATCGACCACATGGCGCGTCCGGTGCCTTCGAACGGCAAGGACGATCCCAACCTGCGCAAGATGGTGGAGCTGCTCAAGAAGGGCAATTTCTGGGTCATGCTCTCGCTCGGCGAGAAGACCTCGCAGGCCGGCCCGCCCTATGACGACGTCATTCCGATCGCGCGCACCTATATCGAGTCCGCCATCGACCGCTGCGTCTGGGCCTCTGACTGGCCGCATCCGGTTTCCGTCAAGCAGCCGCCGAACGACGCCGATTTGCTTGAATTGATGTACCGCTACGCCCCTGACCAGGCCGAGCTGGAGAAGATCCTGGTGCACAATCCGGCGAAGCTGTTCGGGTTTCCGGACTGA
- a CDS encoding LLM class flavin-dependent oxidoreductase — protein sequence MIPFSILDLAPIRQGSDAAQAFRNSLDLAQHAEAWGFKRFWLAEHHNMTGIASAATSVVIGHVAGGTRTIRVGSGGVMLPNHSPLVIAEQFGTLEALYPGRIDLGLGRAPGTDQLTARAMRRDLATAAENFPHDVLELQALLGDIKPNQAIRAVPGMGTNVPLWILGSSMFGAQLAAMLGLPFAFASHFAPQMMMPALREYRARFEPSVQLDKPYAMIGVNLFAADSDVEAQRLFTSLQQQFINLRRGTPGQLPPPVDDMDALWSPAEKAGVAQSLACSAVGSPAVIEEKLKALIADTAVDELMTTALIYDHAARLRSFEIAAEVRDRLAA from the coding sequence GTGATCCCCTTCTCGATCCTCGACCTCGCACCCATTCGTCAAGGCTCCGACGCCGCGCAAGCCTTCCGCAACTCTCTCGATCTCGCCCAGCATGCGGAGGCCTGGGGCTTCAAGCGGTTCTGGCTGGCCGAGCATCATAACATGACGGGCATTGCGAGCGCAGCAACGTCGGTGGTGATCGGACATGTCGCCGGCGGGACAAGGACGATCCGCGTCGGCTCCGGCGGGGTGATGCTGCCGAACCATTCGCCGCTGGTGATCGCCGAGCAGTTCGGCACGCTGGAGGCGCTCTATCCCGGACGGATCGATCTCGGGCTCGGACGCGCGCCGGGCACCGACCAGCTCACCGCGCGGGCGATGCGGCGCGACCTTGCGACGGCCGCCGAAAACTTCCCGCATGACGTGCTGGAATTGCAGGCGCTGCTCGGCGACATCAAGCCGAACCAGGCCATCCGCGCCGTGCCGGGCATGGGGACGAACGTGCCGCTGTGGATCCTCGGCTCCAGCATGTTCGGCGCGCAGCTCGCCGCCATGCTGGGGCTGCCCTTCGCGTTCGCCTCGCATTTCGCGCCGCAGATGATGATGCCGGCGCTGCGCGAATATCGCGCGCGGTTCGAGCCATCGGTGCAGCTGGACAAGCCCTATGCGATGATCGGCGTCAATTTGTTCGCCGCCGACAGCGATGTCGAGGCGCAGCGCCTGTTCACCTCGCTGCAGCAGCAGTTCATCAATTTGCGCCGCGGCACGCCCGGCCAGCTGCCGCCGCCGGTCGACGACATGGACGCGCTGTGGTCGCCGGCCGAGAAAGCCGGCGTGGCGCAGTCGCTGGCCTGCTCCGCCGTCGGCTCGCCCGCGGTGATCGAAGAGAAGTTGAAAGCGCTGATCGCCGACACCGCGGTGGACGAACTGATGACCACGGCCCTGATCTACGATCACGCCGCGCGGCTGCGCTCGTTCGAGATCGCAGCCGAGGTGCGGGATCGGCTGGCGGCGTGA
- a CDS encoding ABC transporter substrate-binding protein: protein MRRRDFLGSLGIAAISPRMAFAQRRVPVVGFVGFATPEIDNATLIPFRKAMAGLGYVEGRDVVIDARSTGGDVSRGLMLIDELVAKRVDVLLSPGPAAARAIVKKTDIPVVAVALPAVQSDPELFQSLARPGGSLTGFAAFGEEMSAKRIEMIREIVPTLKTIGVLNNATDPTFNAWGAQTMLEARRAGVEPVQLGLTNASPAAVAEQFNLLSGAGGSAVIVIRDYMTAAMQNEICRIGIETKIAVIGQQSEFARAGALFSYGADIGDLFRRAAAYVDLILKGQKPADMPIQLPTKFELAVNLKTARVLGLTIPPTILVLADEVIE from the coding sequence ATGAGGCGGCGGGATTTTCTGGGCTCATTGGGAATTGCGGCCATATCGCCACGGATGGCGTTTGCCCAACGGCGCGTTCCCGTCGTGGGCTTTGTTGGATTTGCCACTCCAGAGATCGACAACGCCACGCTCATTCCCTTTCGCAAGGCGATGGCCGGGCTCGGTTATGTCGAGGGCCGCGACGTTGTCATCGATGCACGCTCGACCGGAGGGGATGTTTCGCGCGGCCTGATGCTGATTGATGAGCTCGTGGCAAAACGCGTGGATGTGCTGCTCTCGCCAGGGCCCGCCGCGGCGCGCGCCATCGTGAAGAAGACCGATATTCCCGTTGTTGCCGTGGCGCTACCTGCTGTGCAAAGCGACCCGGAATTGTTTCAGAGCCTCGCTCGGCCCGGCGGTAGTCTCACCGGCTTCGCTGCGTTCGGCGAAGAGATGTCAGCCAAGCGCATCGAGATGATCCGGGAGATCGTCCCCACGCTCAAGACAATTGGCGTATTGAACAACGCCACGGATCCGACTTTCAACGCCTGGGGTGCGCAAACCATGCTGGAAGCACGGCGCGCCGGCGTTGAGCCGGTGCAACTTGGCCTCACGAATGCTTCGCCGGCTGCGGTCGCCGAGCAATTCAATTTGCTTTCGGGCGCTGGTGGCAGTGCCGTGATCGTCATTCGCGATTACATGACCGCCGCAATGCAGAATGAGATCTGTCGCATTGGCATCGAAACGAAGATCGCCGTCATCGGTCAGCAGAGCGAATTTGCCCGCGCTGGCGCACTGTTCAGCTATGGCGCCGACATAGGCGACCTGTTTCGTCGCGCTGCGGCGTATGTCGATTTGATTCTCAAAGGGCAAAAACCGGCAGATATGCCGATTCAACTCCCAACGAAATTCGAGCTGGCCGTAAATCTCAAAACCGCGCGTGTGCTCGGGCTGACGATTCCGCCCACCATACTCGTGCTGGCGGATGAGGTGATCGAGTGA
- a CDS encoding Twin-arginine translocation pathway signal, translating into MTSVVLSRRNLLIAGGSVLAFGVSAAGTSGLLLPARAEGLAPTESMTGGANNYRKGAPIVERIGKGGFWMSGTVRRAGDGAPLAGQRIQIWAHTVEGQEHEPQSHGATLTDKDGTFRLEMPQIIPIFGQPHGHLAYDSGEFKTVFLRPIMRSAKDTSLEAHFVLQPA; encoded by the coding sequence ATGACCTCTGTCGTACTCAGCCGCCGCAACCTCCTCATTGCCGGTGGTTCCGTCCTTGCATTCGGGGTTTCGGCCGCCGGCACCTCAGGTCTCTTGCTGCCGGCGCGCGCGGAAGGTCTTGCGCCAACCGAGTCGATGACGGGCGGCGCGAACAATTATCGCAAGGGGGCGCCGATCGTGGAGCGGATCGGCAAGGGCGGCTTCTGGATGAGCGGCACCGTGCGCCGCGCCGGCGACGGCGCGCCGCTCGCCGGGCAGCGCATCCAGATCTGGGCGCACACGGTCGAAGGTCAGGAGCACGAGCCGCAGAGTCACGGCGCCACGCTGACCGACAAGGATGGCACGTTCCGGCTCGAGATGCCGCAGATCATTCCGATCTTCGGCCAGCCGCATGGCCACCTCGCTTATGACAGCGGTGAGTTCAAGACCGTGTTCCTGCGGCCGATCATGCGCAGCGCAAAGGACACCAGCCTCGAGGCGCATTTCGTGCTTCAGCCGGCCTGA
- a CDS encoding ferric reductase-like transmembrane domain-containing protein: MPIALAAGSEQLAWRGPVYILAGFAGIVALALVLVQPLLIGGVLPGLSAYRSRRVHHWIGGALAFSVVIHVAGLWFTSPPDMIDALTFSSPTPFSPFGVIAMWAIFAVAILASLRRRLGLRLRTWRMVHIPLAIVIVVGGVVHCLLIEGTMETISKAVLCAAVLAATVKVMADLWRKRMVQAERA, translated from the coding sequence GTGCCGATCGCGCTCGCAGCAGGGAGCGAGCAGCTGGCATGGCGCGGTCCGGTCTACATCCTCGCCGGCTTTGCCGGCATCGTCGCCCTCGCTCTCGTGCTGGTCCAGCCGCTGCTGATTGGTGGCGTTTTGCCTGGACTATCGGCCTATCGCAGCAGGCGCGTCCATCACTGGATCGGCGGCGCGTTGGCCTTCTCGGTGGTGATCCACGTCGCCGGTCTCTGGTTCACCAGCCCGCCCGATATGATCGACGCGCTCACCTTCTCCTCGCCGACGCCGTTCTCTCCCTTTGGCGTGATCGCCATGTGGGCGATCTTCGCCGTTGCGATTCTGGCGAGCTTGCGCCGCCGGCTGGGCCTGCGGCTGCGAACCTGGCGCATGGTCCATATCCCGCTCGCGATCGTCATCGTTGTCGGAGGCGTGGTGCATTGCCTGCTGATCGAGGGCACGATGGAGACCATCTCGAAGGCGGTGCTGTGCGCGGCTGTGCTTGCAGCAACCGTGAAGGTCATGGCCGATCTCTGGCGAAAGCGGATGGTGCAGGCCGAGAGGGCGTAG
- a CDS encoding Crp/Fnr family transcriptional regulator, with protein sequence MTASAPDLKAFLLATPFFGGLSDASLELLISMLVECRFDAGTTVVAEGEPGRSMFIVKSGRLAVSKRTHEGNAIPLSALEPGDFFGEMTLIEMQNRSATVVAENPTVLYELTAQKLYACYKADIRAYVIVLQNINRELCRRLRRADERVAGHQARDEDTAAK encoded by the coding sequence ATGACCGCCAGCGCCCCCGACCTGAAAGCGTTCCTGCTCGCGACGCCGTTCTTCGGCGGCCTGTCGGATGCCAGCCTCGAGCTCCTGATCTCGATGCTGGTCGAGTGCCGCTTCGACGCCGGGACGACCGTCGTCGCCGAAGGCGAACCGGGCCGCTCGATGTTCATCGTCAAGTCGGGCCGGCTAGCAGTGAGCAAACGGACCCATGAGGGGAACGCCATCCCGCTTTCCGCTCTGGAGCCCGGCGATTTTTTTGGCGAGATGACGCTGATCGAAATGCAGAACCGGTCGGCCACCGTGGTCGCGGAGAACCCGACGGTGCTCTACGAGCTGACGGCGCAAAAGCTCTACGCCTGCTACAAGGCCGATATCCGCGCCTATGTGATCGTCCTGCAGAACATCAATCGCGAGCTGTGCCGGCGGCTGCGCCGGGCGGACGAGCGCGTCGCGGGGCATCAGGCGCGCGATGAAGACACCGCTGCGAAATGA
- a CDS encoding HAD-IA family hydrolase produces MNARAIPELVIFDSDGVLVDSEVIALTAFARIAAEEGVTIGVEDAVRSFRGVKMTDCVREVERRLGRGVRDSFVADVRQATALAFEAELRPVDGIHAALAEITIPVCVASNGPMSKLTHALGLTELLGHFEGRIFSAYEVGSWKPDPGLFLHAAQTMGAQPSACVVIEDSLSGARAARAAGMKVLGFAGGHPDSAQELAAICDGVFHRMGDLPALLAGPLERA; encoded by the coding sequence ATGAATGCGCGTGCAATTCCCGAGCTCGTGATCTTCGATTCTGACGGCGTCTTGGTCGACAGCGAGGTCATCGCACTGACTGCCTTCGCCCGGATCGCAGCCGAGGAAGGCGTGACGATCGGCGTTGAGGACGCCGTACGGTCCTTCCGAGGGGTCAAGATGACGGATTGCGTGCGCGAGGTCGAGCGCCGGCTCGGCCGCGGCGTCCGGGATTCCTTCGTCGCCGACGTGCGACAGGCCACCGCGCTGGCCTTTGAGGCCGAGCTGAGGCCTGTCGACGGCATTCATGCCGCGCTGGCTGAAATCACCATTCCCGTTTGCGTGGCGTCGAACGGGCCGATGTCGAAACTGACGCATGCGCTCGGATTGACTGAGCTTCTCGGTCACTTCGAGGGCCGCATCTTCAGCGCCTACGAGGTCGGTTCGTGGAAGCCGGATCCCGGCCTGTTCCTGCATGCGGCGCAAACGATGGGCGCGCAGCCCTCGGCCTGCGTCGTCATCGAGGACTCGCTGTCTGGAGCCCGCGCAGCCAGGGCCGCAGGAATGAAGGTCCTGGGTTTTGCCGGAGGTCATCCTGATAGCGCGCAGGAGCTGGCGGCGATCTGCGACGGGGTCTTTCACCGGATGGGCGACCTGCCGGCGTTGCTGGCTGGTCCCTTGGAGAGAGCGTAG
- a CDS encoding FAD-dependent oxidoreductase: MARFTRPEQTFPALTSAEIERIRNFGELRTYKDGELLFETGKPGPGMFVVLKGHVAITQRDGLGNVTPLIDQGPGQFLAELGQLSGRPALVDGRAEGDVETLLLPPERLRALLVAEAELGERIMRALILRRVNLLQAGVGGIVLIGPSHSAGVVRLQGFLTRNGQPHHLLDPDKDRDAAELIARYSPKPEDWPLVVAASGEVLRNPGETELARAIGMIGGPRNDRIYDVAIVGCGPAGLATAVYAASEGLSVAVLDTRAFGGQAGASARIENYLGFPTGISGLALTARAFNQAQKFGADIMIPVTVKSLDCARKDGAFAVTLEGSDPLRSRSVVVASGARYRRPDIANLDKFEGRGVWYWASPVEAKLCAGEEVALVGAGNSAGQAAVFLSGHAKKVLMIIRGGGLGASMSRYLIERIEATPNIELLFNTEITALEGDEAALLRRIRWKSRLSDDEDSADVKNLFLFVGADPATGWLDGCGVTLDRGGFVVTGAQSELNQGRPVAPLETSVPGVYAVGDVRSGSVKRVGGAIGEGAQVVASLHGYLGDAAKPTL; encoded by the coding sequence ATGGCGCGATTCACCCGCCCCGAGCAGACGTTTCCGGCGCTGACGTCAGCCGAGATCGAGCGCATCAGGAATTTCGGCGAGCTCCGCACTTATAAAGACGGCGAGCTGCTGTTCGAGACCGGCAAGCCGGGGCCGGGCATGTTCGTCGTGCTCAAGGGCCATGTCGCCATCACCCAGCGCGATGGCCTCGGCAATGTCACCCCCTTGATCGACCAGGGGCCGGGGCAATTCCTGGCCGAGCTCGGCCAGCTGTCCGGCCGCCCGGCGCTGGTCGATGGCCGCGCCGAAGGCGATGTCGAAACGCTGCTGTTGCCGCCCGAGCGGCTGCGCGCGCTGCTGGTCGCCGAGGCCGAGCTCGGCGAGCGCATCATGCGCGCGCTGATCCTGCGCCGGGTCAATCTGCTCCAGGCCGGCGTCGGCGGTATCGTGCTGATCGGTCCCTCGCATTCGGCCGGCGTGGTGCGCTTGCAGGGCTTTCTCACCCGCAATGGCCAGCCGCATCATCTGCTCGATCCCGACAAGGATCGCGACGCCGCCGAATTGATCGCGCGCTATTCGCCGAAGCCTGAGGATTGGCCGCTGGTGGTTGCCGCCAGCGGCGAGGTGCTGCGCAACCCCGGCGAGACCGAGCTTGCGCGCGCGATCGGCATGATCGGCGGCCCGCGCAACGATCGTATCTACGACGTCGCAATCGTCGGCTGCGGCCCGGCAGGGCTCGCGACCGCCGTGTACGCGGCCTCCGAAGGGCTATCGGTCGCTGTGCTCGATACCAGAGCCTTTGGCGGCCAGGCCGGCGCCAGCGCGCGCATCGAAAACTATCTGGGCTTTCCGACCGGCATTTCCGGCCTGGCGCTTACGGCGCGCGCGTTCAACCAGGCGCAGAAGTTCGGCGCCGACATCATGATCCCCGTCACGGTGAAGTCGCTCGATTGCGCGCGCAAGGACGGCGCGTTCGCAGTGACGCTCGAGGGCAGCGATCCCTTGCGCTCGCGTTCGGTGGTGGTGGCAAGCGGCGCGCGCTATCGCCGTCCTGATATCGCCAACCTCGACAAGTTCGAGGGCCGCGGCGTCTGGTACTGGGCGTCTCCGGTCGAGGCGAAGCTGTGTGCCGGCGAGGAGGTGGCGCTGGTCGGCGCCGGCAATTCGGCGGGGCAGGCGGCGGTGTTCCTGTCGGGGCATGCGAAGAAAGTCTTGATGATCATCCGCGGCGGCGGCCTCGGCGCCAGCATGTCGCGCTATCTCATCGAGCGCATCGAAGCGACGCCGAACATCGAGCTCCTGTTCAACACCGAGATCACGGCGCTCGAAGGCGACGAGGCCGCGCTGCTGCGGCGGATCCGCTGGAAGAGCCGGCTGTCGGATGACGAGGATTCCGCCGACGTCAAGAACCTGTTCTTGTTCGTCGGCGCCGATCCCGCCACCGGCTGGCTCGATGGCTGCGGCGTGACGCTCGATCGCGGCGGCTTCGTCGTGACAGGCGCGCAGTCCGAGCTGAACCAGGGCAGGCCGGTGGCGCCGCTCGAGACCTCCGTGCCCGGCGTCTACGCCGTCGGCGACGTCCGCTCCGGCTCGGTCAAGCGCGTCGGCGGCGCCATCGGCGAAGGCGCCCAAGTCGTCGCCTCCCTGCACGGCTATCTCGGCGACGCCGCAAAACCGACGCTTTAG
- a CDS encoding EthD family reductase produces the protein MAELVVLYKTPKDAAAFDKHYAETHIPLAKKLPGLKKYAVSTGAVGSPAGPSGIHLVAILTFDSVGDIQKAFGSEAGKAAAGDVPKFASGGADLLIFDTKEV, from the coding sequence ATGGCCGAACTCGTCGTGCTCTACAAGACGCCCAAGGATGCTGCCGCCTTCGACAAGCACTATGCCGAGACCCACATTCCGCTCGCCAAGAAACTCCCCGGCCTGAAGAAATATGCCGTCAGCACCGGCGCCGTCGGCTCGCCCGCAGGTCCCTCGGGCATTCACCTCGTCGCCATTCTCACCTTCGACAGCGTGGGCGACATCCAGAAGGCCTTCGGCAGCGAAGCCGGCAAGGCGGCCGCCGGTGACGTGCCGAAATTCGCCAGCGGCGGCGCCGACCTTTTGATCTTCGACACCAAGGAAGTGTGA
- a CDS encoding alpha/beta fold hydrolase has protein sequence MPTITTKDGVEIFYKDWGSGQPIVFSHGWPLSSDDWDAQMMFFVTRGYRVIAHDRRGHGRSAQVADGHDMDHYADDLAALTAHLDLKSALHVGHSTGGGEVVHYIARHGESRVAKAAIIAAVPPLMVKTEANPGGLPKSVFDGFQAALAAGRSAFYRDIAAGPFYGYNRPGAKPSEAVIQNWWRQGMMGGAKAHYDGIVAFSQTDFTEDLKKINVPVLVMHGDDDQVVPYADSAPLSAKLLKNGTLKTYKGFPHGMPTTEAETINADLLAFFKA, from the coding sequence ATGCCTACCATCACTACCAAAGACGGCGTCGAGATCTTCTACAAGGATTGGGGCTCGGGCCAGCCGATCGTGTTCAGCCATGGCTGGCCGCTGTCATCGGACGATTGGGACGCGCAGATGATGTTCTTCGTCACCCGCGGCTATCGCGTCATCGCCCATGACCGCCGCGGTCATGGCCGCTCGGCGCAGGTCGCCGATGGCCACGACATGGATCACTATGCCGACGATCTCGCCGCGCTGACCGCGCATCTCGATCTCAAAAGCGCCCTCCATGTCGGTCATTCCACCGGCGGCGGCGAGGTCGTGCACTACATTGCGCGCCACGGCGAGTCGCGCGTGGCGAAGGCGGCGATCATCGCAGCGGTGCCGCCGCTGATGGTGAAGACGGAGGCCAATCCCGGCGGTCTGCCGAAGAGCGTGTTCGACGGCTTCCAGGCCGCGCTCGCCGCCGGCCGCTCGGCCTTCTACCGCGACATCGCCGCCGGCCCGTTCTACGGCTACAACCGTCCCGGCGCCAAACCGTCGGAAGCGGTGATCCAGAACTGGTGGCGCCAGGGCATGATGGGTGGCGCGAAGGCGCATTACGACGGCATCGTCGCGTTCTCGCAGACCGACTTCACCGAGGATCTGAAGAAGATCAACGTGCCCGTGCTGGTGATGCATGGCGACGACGACCAGGTCGTGCCTTACGCGGATTCCGCGCCATTGTCGGCCAAGCTGCTCAAGAACGGCACGCTGAAAACCTACAAGGGCTTTCCGCATGGCATGCCGACCACGGAAGCCGAGACCATCAACGCGGACCTGCTGGCGTTCTTCAAGGCATGA
- a CDS encoding DUF2948 family protein produces the protein MSPQLKLIALDSDDLAVISTHVQDARVQPSDIIWRQGEKRLVVGMSRLDWEQTLDGETEPRRLVAALRFDRVLACKSRNIDLEAPDKVLDLVGIEFHPQGGRDEEPGGSALLLFAHGGAIRLDVECLECQLTDLGTDELGTGVGTEGEG, from the coding sequence ATGTCTCCCCAGCTCAAACTGATCGCCCTCGATTCTGACGATCTCGCCGTGATCTCGACCCATGTGCAGGATGCCCGCGTCCAGCCCTCCGACATCATCTGGCGGCAGGGCGAGAAGCGCCTCGTGGTCGGCATGAGCCGGCTGGATTGGGAGCAGACGCTGGACGGTGAGACCGAACCGCGCCGGCTGGTCGCAGCGCTCCGCTTCGACCGCGTGCTTGCCTGCAAATCACGCAACATCGACTTGGAAGCGCCGGACAAGGTTCTGGACCTCGTCGGCATCGAGTTTCATCCCCAGGGCGGCCGCGACGAGGAGCCCGGCGGCAGCGCGTTGTTGCTGTTTGCCCATGGCGGCGCGATCCGCCTCGACGTCGAATGCCTGGAATGCCAGCTGACCGACCTGGGGACGGACGAGCTCGGGACGGGCGTTGGGACGGAGGGGGAGGGATGA
- the hisD gene encoding histidinol dehydrogenase, with the protein MPVRLDRSSADFDQQFAAFLAAKREVSADVEAAARAIVDDVAKRGDAALLEATAKFDRLRLDASRLRVTAAEIDTAVKACDAVTLDALKLARDRIETYHRRQLPTDERFTDPLGVELGWRYSAIESAGLYVPGGTAAYPSSVLMNAVPAKVAGVSRLVMVVPSPDGKLNPLVLTAASLGGVTEIYRVGGAQAVAALAYGTATIAPVAKIVGPGNAFVAAAKRLVFGKVGIDMIAGPSEVLVIADDTGNADWIAADLLAQAEHDASAQSILITDSARLAADVEKAVEVQLRTLPRAAIAGKSWADFGAIIMVKSLTEAIPLADAIAAEHLEIMTSDPDALAAKIRNAGAVFLGAHTPEAIGDYVGGSNHVLPTARSARFSSGLGVADFMKRTSILKCGPDQLRALGPAAMTLGQAEGLDAHSRSIGLRLNLS; encoded by the coding sequence ATGCCCGTTCGTCTCGACCGCAGCAGCGCCGATTTTGACCAGCAATTCGCGGCCTTCCTCGCCGCCAAGCGCGAGGTCTCGGCCGACGTCGAAGCCGCCGCGCGCGCCATCGTCGACGACGTGGCCAAGCGTGGCGATGCTGCCCTGCTCGAGGCGACGGCAAAGTTCGACCGCTTGAGGCTGGATGCATCCCGCCTGCGCGTCACGGCCGCCGAGATCGATACTGCGGTCAAGGCCTGCGATGCCGTGACGCTGGATGCACTCAAGCTCGCGCGCGACCGCATCGAGACATACCATCGCCGCCAGTTGCCGACGGACGAGCGCTTCACCGATCCGCTCGGCGTCGAGCTCGGCTGGCGTTACAGCGCAATCGAATCGGCCGGCCTCTACGTGCCCGGCGGCACCGCAGCCTATCCGTCCTCGGTGCTGATGAACGCGGTGCCGGCGAAGGTCGCGGGCGTCTCGCGCCTCGTGATGGTGGTGCCGTCGCCCGACGGCAAGCTCAATCCGCTGGTGCTGACCGCCGCCTCGCTCGGCGGCGTCACCGAGATCTACCGCGTCGGCGGTGCGCAGGCCGTTGCCGCACTCGCCTATGGCACCGCGACGATCGCGCCGGTCGCCAAGATCGTCGGACCCGGCAATGCCTTTGTCGCCGCCGCCAAGCGGCTGGTGTTCGGCAAGGTCGGCATCGACATGATCGCTGGGCCCTCCGAGGTGCTGGTGATTGCCGACGACACCGGCAATGCCGACTGGATCGCGGCCGACCTGCTGGCGCAGGCCGAGCACGACGCCAGCGCGCAGTCGATCCTGATCACCGATTCCGCGCGGCTCGCCGCCGACGTCGAGAAGGCCGTCGAAGTGCAGCTGAGGACTCTGCCGCGTGCTGCGATTGCCGGCAAGTCGTGGGCCGATTTCGGCGCCATCATCATGGTGAAGTCTCTCACTGAGGCCATTCCGCTTGCGGACGCGATCGCCGCCGAGCATCTCGAGATCATGACCAGTGATCCCGACGCGCTCGCTGCAAAGATCCGCAACGCCGGTGCCGTGTTTCTCGGCGCGCATACGCCGGAGGCGATCGGCGACTATGTCGGCGGCTCCAATCACGTGCTGCCGACGGCGCGCTCGGCGCGCTTCTCCTCAGGGCTCGGCGTCGCCGATTTCATGAAGCGGACCTCGATCCTGAAATGCGGCCCGGATCAGCTGCGCGCGCTGGGCCCGGCCGCGATGACGCTTGGACAGGCGGAAGGGCTGGACGCTCATTCGCGCTCGATTGGATTGCGCCTCAATCTGTCATGA